In a single window of the Carassius carassius chromosome 26, fCarCar2.1, whole genome shotgun sequence genome:
- the LOC132105628 gene encoding F-box DNA helicase 1-like isoform X1, whose protein sequence is MESSMKGRAKRRHLGPSECNDLVQSNKGNESLTQPFNVNLSNTDPNRGLQPRTPTKRSRQALGGVGQQKGITSFFSVTGVISTSPQKGTKTPVKDEEEEQEPIGHLISKEENVEEEKIEDYMEGITEDMFNEDFDIGTNVTSVKKEEDFLDVTLRKEEDEEDLVEALPDAHYGLLGVQGGQEVPKGHVQDLPEEVLREVFAHLPADDLYRNISLVCHHWRAVVMDPRFLPWKKLYCRYRKQQNEALKEVKSILDDNQINKKDDLCLLNMLRYISQFKHSKCVNVKDVLACIKGHQLYAQTEACIKDRIPDVVDNEGPNPWSAMALILILADGVKDILDLVALLQKSGCLLTAGGISEYLWAVATLLLAMKNNNINISNRWHYNIFYVLHLMENAPPPAGLQDNRQLITHEQQQILNHDIQNNHVVKIMAFAGTGKTTTLVKYAQHRPHMRFLYLAFNKSVAMQAQRSFPYNVECSTVHSMAFRAVGVRYKNMKKLSNNLQVFDVAWVLPEGLGGFVNAKVVTQTLRTFWASVDNCVGSEHVPHKYKNTHGMPEYPDHHKKMAFATAAQKLWDQMVELKSRKERVYNMTHDGYLKLWQLSRPQLDRYDAIFIDEAQDCTPVIMGIMLSQNCGKILVGDPHQQIYTFRGAVNALHAVPHTHIYYLTQSFRFGSEIAYIGAAILYSCKKVKQILVGGNQDGSVRGEDTQTLQHLKLGQRLPEGSVAILSRCNVTVFSEAVRLTDVNPSCKIYIVGGVEYFGLDKIMDIWVLMQPEDKRKNESLLIKDYFIRTFCKDKLGGFIGLKGYAMASEDRELEGKLAMVEKYNKRIPELVNRIKDRAQKSPVYADFILGTVHKAKGLEFDTVVVTDDFMKVPCARHNLQRVGGFNAANVPDDEWNLLYVAITRAKRALYITKTISNILTFTGEYFLRSRLTRTLLSKDPSVVCSIKGCENHITADAVLSMSKLPVRYMESVDAGGILCLTCVEQRVGPAAFLLSPPERVRSMTYTNERIELPINIAMLLSLL, encoded by the exons ATGGAATCTTCCATGAAAG GAAGGGCCAAACGCAGGCACTTGGGGCCCTCAGAATGTAACGATCTGGTGCAAAGCAACAAAGGGAACGAGTCTCTCACACAGCCTTTTAATGTTAACCTCAGCAACACGGATCCAAACCGAGGACTTCAGCCCAGGACCCCCACCAAAAGAAGCAGACAAG CTTTAGGTGGTGTGGGACAACAGAAAGGCATCACCAGTTTCTTCTCCGTCACTGGAGTCATCAGCACCAGTCCCCAAAAAGGAACCAAGACTCCGGTGAAAGACGAGGAGGAAGAACAGGAACCGATCGGCCACCTTATCTCAAAAGAAGAAAACGTAGAAGAGGAGAAGATTGAGGACTACATGGAAGGAATCACAGAGGACATGTTCAATGAAGACTTTGATATAGGAACTAACGTTACATCTGtcaaaaaagaagaagattttTTGGACGTTACATTGAGAaaagaagaggatgaggaggacctGGTCGAAGCCCTCCCTGATGCCCACTACGGGCTGCTAGGGGTGCAGGGAGGCCAGGAGGTGCCCAAGGGCCACGTCCAGGATCTGCCTGAGGAGGTCCTGAGGGAAGTGTTCGCACATCTCCCAGCGGATGACCTCTATCGAAACATCAGCCTGGTGTGCCATCACTGGAGGGCTGTCGTCATGGACCCCCGG TTTCTGCCTTGGAAGAAGCTGTACTGCAGATACCGTAAGCAGCAAAATGAGGCGCTGAAGGAGGTGAAGTCTATCCTTGATGATAATCAAATTAACAAAAAGGATGACCTGTGTCTTCTCAATATGTTGAG GTACATATCTCAGTTCAAACACAGCAAATGTGTGAATGTGAAGGATGTGCTGGCGTGTATTAAAGGACATCAGCTCTATGCTCAAACTGAAGCCTGTATCAAAGACAGAATCCCAGACGTGGTGGATAATGAG GGCCCAAACCCCTGGTCTGCCATGGCCCTGATATTGATTTTGGCTGACGGAGTGAAAGATATCTTGGACCTGGTAGCTCTCTTGCAGAAGTCTGGGTGTCTGCTGACAGCAGGAGGAATCTCTGAGTACCTGTGGGCTGTGGCCACTTTGCTCCTGGcaatgaaaaataacaatattaacatAAGCAACAG GTGGCATTACAATATCTTCTATGTGCTGCACTTAATGGAGAACGCTCCTCCTCCTGCGGGCTTGCAAGACAACAG ACAGCTGATCACTCATGAGCAGCAGCAGATACTCAACCATGACATCCAGAATAACCACGTTGTAAAAATAATGGCTTTTGCTG GCACTGGAAAGACGACCACACTCGTGAAGTATGCTCAGCATAGGCCACATATGCGCTTCCTCTACCTGGCCTTCAACAAATCTGTGGCGATGCAAGCTCAGCGTTCATTTCCGTACAACGTCGAATGCAGTACCGTCCATTCAATGGCGTTCAGAGCCGTGGGAGTGAG GTATAAAAACATGAAGAAACTGTCCAATAATTTGCAGGTGTTTGATGTGGCGTGGGTCTTGCCTGAAGGACTCGGAGGATTTGTCAATGCTAAAGTGGTGACGCAAACTCTCCGTACTTTCTGGGCTTCTGTAGACAACTGCGTTGGTTCAGAACATGTTCCACATAAGTACAAGAACACTCACGGAATGCCAGAATACCCAGACCATCACAAAAAAATG GCATTTGCTACTGCCGCACAGAAGTTATGGGACCAAATGGTAGAGCTGAAGTCCAGAAAAGAGAGAGTGTACAACATGACCCATGATG GATACCTCAAACTCTGGCAGCTGAGTAGACCACAGCTGGACCGATATGATGCCATATTTATTGACGAAGCTCAGGACTGCACACCAG TCATCATGGGCATTATGCTTTCTCAGAACTGTGGGAAAATCCTGGTCGGAGATCCTCACCAACAGATTTACACTTTCAGAGGAGCAGTCAATGCTTTGCATGCAGTTCCTCACACACACATCTACTATCTCACACAG AGCTTCAGGTTTGGATCTGAAATTGCATACATCGGTGCTGCAATATTGTACAGCTGTAAAAAAGTGAAGCAGATATTGGTTGGTGGGAATCAGGATG GGAGTGTTCGAGGGGAGGACACACAAACACTGCAACATCTGAAGCTGGGACAGAGGCTGCCAGAAGGGAGCGTGGCCATTCTGAGCCGCTGTAATGTCACAGTTTTCAGCGAGGCTGTCCGACTCACAGACGTCAACCCCAGCTGCAAGATCTACATTGTGGGA GGTGTTGAGTACTTTGGACTGGACAAAATCATGGATATCTGGGTCCTGATGCAACCAGAGGACAAACGCAAGAATG AGAGCCTTCTGATCAAGGATTACTTCATCCGAACTTTCTGCAAAGATAAGCTGGGTGGATTCATTGGTCTGAAGGGATACGCCATGGCTTCGGAAGACCGCGAGCTGGAGGGCAAGCTAGCCATGGTGGAAAAATACAACAAACGCATTCCAGAGCTGGTTAACCGCATCAAAGATCGTGCACAGAAAAGCCCAGTGTACGCAG ATTTTATTCTTGGAACGGTGCACAAGGCAAAAGGTCTGGAGTTTGACACAGTGGTTGTGACAGATGACTTCATGAAAGTACCATGTGCTCGACACAACCTGCAGAGAGTTGGAGGTTTCAATGCAG CAAACGTCCCAGATGATGAGTGGAACCTGTTATATGTGGCTATCACTCGAGCCAAAAGAGCGCTGTACATCACCAAGACCATCAGTAACATCCTCACGTTCACTGGG GAGTACTTCCTAAGGTCAAGGCTGACCAGAACTCTGCTGAGTAAAGACCCATCTGTTGTCTGCTCCATTAAAGGCTGTGAGAACCACATCACTGCAGATGCTGTCCTCAGCATGAGCAAACTCCCCGTCAGATAT ATGGAGAGCGTGGACGCGGGTGGCATCCTGTGTTTGACCTGTGTGGAGCAGCGTGTGGGACCTGCAGCCTTCCTGCTCTCTCCACCTGAACGGGTCAGATCCATGACCTATACCAATGAAAGAATAGAGCTGCCCATCAACATCGCCATGCTGCTATCTTTACTTTAA
- the LOC132105628 gene encoding F-box DNA helicase 1-like isoform X2, with the protein MESSMKGRAKRRHLGPSECNDLVQSNKGNESLTQPFNVNLSNTDPNRGLQPRTPTKRSRQGGVGQQKGITSFFSVTGVISTSPQKGTKTPVKDEEEEQEPIGHLISKEENVEEEKIEDYMEGITEDMFNEDFDIGTNVTSVKKEEDFLDVTLRKEEDEEDLVEALPDAHYGLLGVQGGQEVPKGHVQDLPEEVLREVFAHLPADDLYRNISLVCHHWRAVVMDPRFLPWKKLYCRYRKQQNEALKEVKSILDDNQINKKDDLCLLNMLRYISQFKHSKCVNVKDVLACIKGHQLYAQTEACIKDRIPDVVDNEGPNPWSAMALILILADGVKDILDLVALLQKSGCLLTAGGISEYLWAVATLLLAMKNNNINISNRWHYNIFYVLHLMENAPPPAGLQDNRQLITHEQQQILNHDIQNNHVVKIMAFAGTGKTTTLVKYAQHRPHMRFLYLAFNKSVAMQAQRSFPYNVECSTVHSMAFRAVGVRYKNMKKLSNNLQVFDVAWVLPEGLGGFVNAKVVTQTLRTFWASVDNCVGSEHVPHKYKNTHGMPEYPDHHKKMAFATAAQKLWDQMVELKSRKERVYNMTHDGYLKLWQLSRPQLDRYDAIFIDEAQDCTPVIMGIMLSQNCGKILVGDPHQQIYTFRGAVNALHAVPHTHIYYLTQSFRFGSEIAYIGAAILYSCKKVKQILVGGNQDGSVRGEDTQTLQHLKLGQRLPEGSVAILSRCNVTVFSEAVRLTDVNPSCKIYIVGGVEYFGLDKIMDIWVLMQPEDKRKNESLLIKDYFIRTFCKDKLGGFIGLKGYAMASEDRELEGKLAMVEKYNKRIPELVNRIKDRAQKSPVYADFILGTVHKAKGLEFDTVVVTDDFMKVPCARHNLQRVGGFNAANVPDDEWNLLYVAITRAKRALYITKTISNILTFTGEYFLRSRLTRTLLSKDPSVVCSIKGCENHITADAVLSMSKLPVRYMESVDAGGILCLTCVEQRVGPAAFLLSPPERVRSMTYTNERIELPINIAMLLSLL; encoded by the exons ATGGAATCTTCCATGAAAG GAAGGGCCAAACGCAGGCACTTGGGGCCCTCAGAATGTAACGATCTGGTGCAAAGCAACAAAGGGAACGAGTCTCTCACACAGCCTTTTAATGTTAACCTCAGCAACACGGATCCAAACCGAGGACTTCAGCCCAGGACCCCCACCAAAAGAAGCAGACAAG GTGGTGTGGGACAACAGAAAGGCATCACCAGTTTCTTCTCCGTCACTGGAGTCATCAGCACCAGTCCCCAAAAAGGAACCAAGACTCCGGTGAAAGACGAGGAGGAAGAACAGGAACCGATCGGCCACCTTATCTCAAAAGAAGAAAACGTAGAAGAGGAGAAGATTGAGGACTACATGGAAGGAATCACAGAGGACATGTTCAATGAAGACTTTGATATAGGAACTAACGTTACATCTGtcaaaaaagaagaagattttTTGGACGTTACATTGAGAaaagaagaggatgaggaggacctGGTCGAAGCCCTCCCTGATGCCCACTACGGGCTGCTAGGGGTGCAGGGAGGCCAGGAGGTGCCCAAGGGCCACGTCCAGGATCTGCCTGAGGAGGTCCTGAGGGAAGTGTTCGCACATCTCCCAGCGGATGACCTCTATCGAAACATCAGCCTGGTGTGCCATCACTGGAGGGCTGTCGTCATGGACCCCCGG TTTCTGCCTTGGAAGAAGCTGTACTGCAGATACCGTAAGCAGCAAAATGAGGCGCTGAAGGAGGTGAAGTCTATCCTTGATGATAATCAAATTAACAAAAAGGATGACCTGTGTCTTCTCAATATGTTGAG GTACATATCTCAGTTCAAACACAGCAAATGTGTGAATGTGAAGGATGTGCTGGCGTGTATTAAAGGACATCAGCTCTATGCTCAAACTGAAGCCTGTATCAAAGACAGAATCCCAGACGTGGTGGATAATGAG GGCCCAAACCCCTGGTCTGCCATGGCCCTGATATTGATTTTGGCTGACGGAGTGAAAGATATCTTGGACCTGGTAGCTCTCTTGCAGAAGTCTGGGTGTCTGCTGACAGCAGGAGGAATCTCTGAGTACCTGTGGGCTGTGGCCACTTTGCTCCTGGcaatgaaaaataacaatattaacatAAGCAACAG GTGGCATTACAATATCTTCTATGTGCTGCACTTAATGGAGAACGCTCCTCCTCCTGCGGGCTTGCAAGACAACAG ACAGCTGATCACTCATGAGCAGCAGCAGATACTCAACCATGACATCCAGAATAACCACGTTGTAAAAATAATGGCTTTTGCTG GCACTGGAAAGACGACCACACTCGTGAAGTATGCTCAGCATAGGCCACATATGCGCTTCCTCTACCTGGCCTTCAACAAATCTGTGGCGATGCAAGCTCAGCGTTCATTTCCGTACAACGTCGAATGCAGTACCGTCCATTCAATGGCGTTCAGAGCCGTGGGAGTGAG GTATAAAAACATGAAGAAACTGTCCAATAATTTGCAGGTGTTTGATGTGGCGTGGGTCTTGCCTGAAGGACTCGGAGGATTTGTCAATGCTAAAGTGGTGACGCAAACTCTCCGTACTTTCTGGGCTTCTGTAGACAACTGCGTTGGTTCAGAACATGTTCCACATAAGTACAAGAACACTCACGGAATGCCAGAATACCCAGACCATCACAAAAAAATG GCATTTGCTACTGCCGCACAGAAGTTATGGGACCAAATGGTAGAGCTGAAGTCCAGAAAAGAGAGAGTGTACAACATGACCCATGATG GATACCTCAAACTCTGGCAGCTGAGTAGACCACAGCTGGACCGATATGATGCCATATTTATTGACGAAGCTCAGGACTGCACACCAG TCATCATGGGCATTATGCTTTCTCAGAACTGTGGGAAAATCCTGGTCGGAGATCCTCACCAACAGATTTACACTTTCAGAGGAGCAGTCAATGCTTTGCATGCAGTTCCTCACACACACATCTACTATCTCACACAG AGCTTCAGGTTTGGATCTGAAATTGCATACATCGGTGCTGCAATATTGTACAGCTGTAAAAAAGTGAAGCAGATATTGGTTGGTGGGAATCAGGATG GGAGTGTTCGAGGGGAGGACACACAAACACTGCAACATCTGAAGCTGGGACAGAGGCTGCCAGAAGGGAGCGTGGCCATTCTGAGCCGCTGTAATGTCACAGTTTTCAGCGAGGCTGTCCGACTCACAGACGTCAACCCCAGCTGCAAGATCTACATTGTGGGA GGTGTTGAGTACTTTGGACTGGACAAAATCATGGATATCTGGGTCCTGATGCAACCAGAGGACAAACGCAAGAATG AGAGCCTTCTGATCAAGGATTACTTCATCCGAACTTTCTGCAAAGATAAGCTGGGTGGATTCATTGGTCTGAAGGGATACGCCATGGCTTCGGAAGACCGCGAGCTGGAGGGCAAGCTAGCCATGGTGGAAAAATACAACAAACGCATTCCAGAGCTGGTTAACCGCATCAAAGATCGTGCACAGAAAAGCCCAGTGTACGCAG ATTTTATTCTTGGAACGGTGCACAAGGCAAAAGGTCTGGAGTTTGACACAGTGGTTGTGACAGATGACTTCATGAAAGTACCATGTGCTCGACACAACCTGCAGAGAGTTGGAGGTTTCAATGCAG CAAACGTCCCAGATGATGAGTGGAACCTGTTATATGTGGCTATCACTCGAGCCAAAAGAGCGCTGTACATCACCAAGACCATCAGTAACATCCTCACGTTCACTGGG GAGTACTTCCTAAGGTCAAGGCTGACCAGAACTCTGCTGAGTAAAGACCCATCTGTTGTCTGCTCCATTAAAGGCTGTGAGAACCACATCACTGCAGATGCTGTCCTCAGCATGAGCAAACTCCCCGTCAGATAT ATGGAGAGCGTGGACGCGGGTGGCATCCTGTGTTTGACCTGTGTGGAGCAGCGTGTGGGACCTGCAGCCTTCCTGCTCTCTCCACCTGAACGGGTCAGATCCATGACCTATACCAATGAAAGAATAGAGCTGCCCATCAACATCGCCATGCTGCTATCTTTACTTTAA